In Polynucleobacter sp. AP-Ainpum-60-G11, one DNA window encodes the following:
- the gatC gene encoding Asp-tRNA(Asn)/Glu-tRNA(Gln) amidotransferase subunit GatC, which translates to MKLDDVQRIAHLSNLDLSQAEAEAVLPQLQAVFALVEEMQAVDTTGLDPLAHPILFLRDLAQPLRSDAVTETDHRVENMQSAPAVQDGYFLVPRVIE; encoded by the coding sequence ATGAAACTTGATGATGTCCAGCGCATTGCGCACCTTTCCAACCTTGACTTAAGTCAGGCAGAAGCCGAGGCGGTATTACCTCAGTTACAGGCAGTTTTTGCCTTAGTCGAGGAGATGCAAGCCGTCGATACCACCGGACTTGACCCCTTGGCTCATCCCATTCTCTTTTTGCGAGACTTGGCTCAACCTTTGCGCAGTGATGCCGTTACCGAAACCGATCATCGCGTTGAAAACATGCAATCTGCCCCTGCTGTGCAGGACGGCTACTTCTTAGTTCCGCGGGTGATCGAATGA
- a CDS encoding rod shape-determining protein, which produces MFGFFRSYFSNDLAIDLGTANTLIYMRERGIVLDEPSVVAIRTEGGPNGKKTILAVGKEAKAMLGRVPGNIEAIRPMKDGVIADFTITEQMLKQFIKMVHESKLLKPSPRIIICVPCGSTQVERRAIRESALGAGASQVFLIEEPMAAAIGAGLPVSEAAGSMVVDIGGGTTEVGVMSLGGMVYKGSVRVGGDKFDEAITNYIRRNYGMLIGEQTAELIKKTIGSAFPGAEVREMEVKGRNLSEGIPRSFTVTSNEILEALTDPLNQIVTAVKAALEQIPPELASDIAERGMMLTGGGALLRDLDRLLLEETGLPIHVAEDPLTCVARGCGIALERMDKLGGVFSQE; this is translated from the coding sequence ATGTTTGGTTTTTTCCGCAGCTACTTTTCTAATGACCTGGCCATCGACCTGGGCACCGCCAACACCTTAATTTACATGCGTGAACGGGGTATTGTGCTTGATGAACCCTCTGTTGTGGCAATTCGTACAGAAGGTGGCCCAAATGGCAAAAAGACCATTTTGGCGGTCGGAAAAGAAGCAAAAGCGATGTTGGGGCGCGTTCCAGGAAATATTGAAGCAATTCGCCCGATGAAAGACGGCGTTATTGCCGATTTCACGATTACCGAGCAAATGCTCAAGCAATTTATCAAAATGGTGCATGAGAGCAAGCTATTAAAGCCTAGCCCACGCATCATCATTTGCGTTCCTTGCGGCTCTACCCAAGTTGAGCGTCGCGCTATTCGTGAATCTGCCTTGGGTGCAGGCGCATCACAGGTATTTTTAATTGAAGAGCCGATGGCTGCGGCAATCGGTGCCGGTCTGCCAGTATCTGAAGCTGCGGGCTCTATGGTGGTTGATATCGGTGGCGGCACAACTGAAGTTGGCGTGATGTCTTTGGGTGGCATGGTTTACAAAGGCTCTGTTCGTGTTGGTGGTGATAAGTTCGATGAAGCTATTACGAACTACATTCGTCGCAACTATGGCATGTTGATTGGTGAACAAACTGCTGAGTTAATTAAGAAAACTATTGGCTCCGCATTCCCTGGTGCTGAAGTGCGCGAGATGGAAGTAAAAGGCCGCAATCTTTCTGAAGGTATTCCACGCAGCTTCACCGTGACTAGCAATGAAATTTTGGAAGCCTTGACTGATCCATTGAATCAAATTGTGACTGCAGTTAAAGCCGCCTTGGAGCAAATTCCTCCTGAGCTTGCATCTGACATTGCCGAACGCGGAATGATGCTCACTGGTGGTGGCGCACTATTGCGCGACCTCGATCGCTTGCTTCTAGAAGAAACTGGTCTGCCAATTCATGTTGCCGAAGATCCCCTCACTTGTGTCGCTCGTGGTTGTGGCATCGCCTTAGAGCGCATGGACAAGTTGGGCGGCGTGTTTTCACAAGAGTAA
- the gatB gene encoding Asp-tRNA(Asn)/Glu-tRNA(Gln) amidotransferase subunit GatB — protein MQWEIVIGLETHAQLQTHSKIFSGASTRFGAGPNTQACAVDLALPGVLPVLNRQAVEHAIRFGLAVGAKISPASIFARKNYFYPDLPKGYQISQMDLPVVVGGHLEILVGDQVKVVELTRAHMEEDAGKSVHEEGFLGPHGEPSSGIDLNRAGTPLLEIVTEPVMRSAAEAVAYAKALHTLVVWLGVCDGNMQEGSFRCDANVSVRPVGQKEFGTRCEIKNLNSFRFLEEAIQYEVRRQIELIEDGGTVVQETRLYDPDRQETRSMRSKEDANDYRYFPDPDLLPVVIDDAWIADVRSKMPALPAQLREQWQSEFGLSPYDAQLLTQDRDTAKVFEELLAIVGKPLAKAAANLIAGELASSLNRAGIATADAPLKAEHLAPLLTRVADGTISNKIAKDIFAILWEEAVAGKAISTVDQVIEAKGLKQISDSGELEAMIDKVLAANEKSVEEFRSGKEKAFNALVGQIMKASQGKANPGQVNELLRNKLG, from the coding sequence ATGCAATGGGAAATCGTGATTGGTCTAGAGACCCATGCACAGCTACAAACGCATTCCAAAATATTTAGTGGGGCAAGTACGCGTTTCGGTGCAGGCCCAAATACACAGGCCTGTGCGGTTGATTTAGCCTTACCGGGTGTTTTGCCGGTATTAAATCGTCAAGCTGTTGAACATGCAATTCGTTTTGGTTTAGCTGTGGGCGCGAAGATTTCTCCAGCGAGTATTTTTGCCCGAAAGAATTATTTTTATCCCGACTTACCGAAGGGATATCAGATCAGTCAGATGGATCTACCTGTAGTTGTGGGTGGCCATTTGGAAATACTGGTTGGCGATCAAGTCAAAGTGGTTGAGCTAACCCGCGCCCACATGGAAGAGGACGCTGGTAAGTCAGTACATGAAGAAGGCTTCTTAGGCCCACATGGCGAACCTTCGAGCGGTATCGATCTCAATCGTGCCGGTACACCATTATTAGAAATTGTTACAGAGCCAGTGATGCGCAGTGCTGCTGAAGCAGTGGCCTATGCAAAGGCACTTCACACCCTAGTTGTTTGGCTTGGAGTGTGTGATGGCAATATGCAAGAAGGCTCATTCCGTTGCGATGCGAACGTGTCTGTTCGCCCTGTTGGCCAAAAAGAGTTTGGTACTCGTTGCGAAATTAAGAACTTAAACTCCTTCCGTTTTTTAGAAGAAGCGATTCAATATGAAGTGCGTCGTCAAATTGAGTTGATTGAAGACGGCGGGACAGTCGTTCAAGAAACGCGCCTGTACGATCCTGATCGTCAAGAAACTCGTAGCATGCGCAGCAAAGAAGATGCAAACGACTATCGCTACTTCCCGGACCCAGATTTATTGCCGGTAGTGATTGATGATGCATGGATTGCAGATGTGCGCAGCAAGATGCCGGCCTTGCCAGCACAGCTTCGTGAGCAGTGGCAAAGTGAATTCGGCTTAAGCCCATACGATGCGCAATTACTCACACAAGATCGTGACACTGCCAAAGTATTTGAAGAGTTGCTTGCAATTGTTGGCAAGCCTTTGGCAAAAGCCGCGGCCAACCTGATTGCAGGTGAGCTTGCTTCTTCGCTGAATCGTGCTGGCATTGCGACCGCAGATGCTCCCTTAAAAGCAGAGCATTTAGCGCCACTGTTAACTCGCGTGGCAGACGGCACCATCTCCAACAAGATTGCAAAGGATATCTTTGCGATTTTGTGGGAAGAGGCTGTTGCTGGTAAAGCCATTAGCACTGTAGATCAAGTCATTGAGGCAAAAGGTTTGAAGCAAATTAGCGACAGCGGTGAGCTAGAAGCCATGATCGATAAAGTGTTGGCGGCCAATGAAAAGTCTGTTGAGGAGTTCCGCTCTGGCAAGGAAAAGGCATTTAATGCCTTGGTAGGCCAGATCATGAAAGCCTCACAGGGCAAAGCGAATCCAGGTCAGGTCAACGAGCTGCTGCGTAACAAGTTAGGCTAA
- the gatA gene encoding Asp-tRNA(Asn)/Glu-tRNA(Gln) amidotransferase subunit GatA encodes MSWHQTSIAFMAKALASKEVSSTELTKYFLGRIEAGKHWNAYLDVSAHLSLDQASKADKIIASGNAGKLTGIPVAHKDVFVTRGWKSTAASKMLEGYLSPFDATVVSNLGIPDELNPTAAGMVCLGKTNMDEFAMGSSNENSAYGPVLNPWNSEYVAGGSSGGSAAAVAAGLAPIATGTDTGGSIRQPAAFCGLTGIKPSYGRVSRYGMIAYASSLDQAGPMGKSAEDCALLLSAMSSHDPRDSTSLADSGEDYGRYLTQSWKEGSSNPAKPLEGLRVGLPKEFFAEGLAPEVANAVNAAAKALQDLGAQLVDVSLPKTKLSIPVYYVLAPAEASSNLSRFDGVRYGHRANEYRDLSDMYKKSRTEGFGAEVKRRILVGTYVLCHGYYDAYYLQAQKIRRIIAADFQAAFEKCDVILGPVAPDVAWRLGEKSKDPVQMYLEDIYTLSTNLAGLPAMSVPCGFNSSNLPIGMQLIGNYFSEARLLQVAHHYQQASDWHLRQASEVA; translated from the coding sequence ATGAGTTGGCATCAAACTTCCATTGCCTTCATGGCTAAAGCTTTGGCCTCTAAAGAGGTTTCCAGTACCGAGCTAACAAAGTATTTTCTAGGGCGTATTGAGGCCGGTAAGCACTGGAATGCATATCTTGATGTAAGTGCTCACTTAAGTTTAGATCAAGCATCTAAAGCAGATAAAATCATTGCCTCAGGTAACGCTGGAAAATTGACAGGCATCCCAGTCGCACACAAAGATGTCTTTGTGACGCGCGGCTGGAAGTCCACTGCGGCATCCAAAATGCTTGAGGGTTACCTCAGCCCATTTGATGCAACGGTAGTTTCGAATCTCGGAATTCCGGATGAGCTGAACCCAACTGCTGCCGGCATGGTTTGCCTTGGCAAGACCAATATGGACGAGTTTGCAATGGGCTCCTCCAATGAAAATTCAGCATATGGACCAGTCTTAAACCCTTGGAATTCAGAATATGTAGCGGGCGGCTCGTCTGGGGGTTCAGCGGCTGCAGTAGCTGCAGGATTGGCCCCGATTGCAACAGGTACAGATACAGGCGGCTCTATTCGTCAGCCGGCTGCTTTTTGTGGACTAACTGGAATCAAGCCTAGTTATGGCCGCGTATCCCGTTACGGAATGATTGCTTACGCATCTTCCTTGGATCAAGCTGGGCCTATGGGTAAATCTGCTGAAGACTGCGCTTTATTGCTGTCAGCAATGTCATCCCATGATCCGCGTGACTCTACATCCTTGGCAGACTCTGGTGAAGATTATGGTCGTTACCTCACTCAGTCTTGGAAAGAGGGCAGCTCAAATCCAGCAAAACCTTTGGAAGGTCTGCGCGTAGGTTTACCAAAAGAATTTTTTGCCGAAGGGCTTGCCCCAGAGGTGGCCAATGCGGTCAATGCTGCAGCAAAAGCCTTGCAAGATTTAGGTGCACAACTTGTAGATGTTAGCTTGCCAAAAACCAAGCTATCGATACCGGTGTATTACGTTTTAGCTCCCGCAGAAGCATCAAGTAATTTGAGTCGTTTTGATGGCGTGCGCTACGGACACAGAGCGAATGAATATCGTGACTTATCTGATATGTATAAGAAATCACGTACTGAGGGTTTTGGTGCAGAAGTGAAGCGTCGCATCTTAGTTGGCACCTATGTGCTGTGCCATGGTTATTACGATGCATATTACCTACAGGCTCAAAAAATTCGCCGCATTATTGCAGCCGATTTTCAAGCAGCATTTGAAAAATGCGATGTGATCTTAGGGCCAGTTGCACCGGATGTTGCTTGGCGCTTAGGGGAAAAATCAAAAGATCCAGTGCAGATGTATTTAGAGGACATTTACACGCTCTCAACTAACTTGGCAGGACTCCCGGCAATGAGTGTTCCTTGTGGGTTTAACTCAAGCAATTTACCGATTGGCATGCAACTCATTGGCAATTATTTTTCTGAAGCGCGATTACTTCAAGTGGCTCATCATTATCAGCAAGCCAGTGATTGGCATTTGCGTCAAGCAAGCGAGGTGGCATGA